GACGGCATAACAAAATAAACCACACCTAAAGGCACTAAACGCCCAAGCCATCATGCACGCTCACACGCATGCAGCTGCAGCTAACGCACCTCCACTGGACAATTATACTGCCCACCCACCAGTCAACCAGCCAGCTACAGATATAGCAAACAATTCAAACCGTCGAAGTCGCCTGAGCCGGAGCCGGAGCCGCATGGCCGTCCTTCTCCCGGTGCGGGGTGCCCTCACGCTGAGACCAAAGCGACAAGATCTCAAGCAACATGCCGAAAAAGGTAAAGATGAAAGCGAGGAAAATGAAAGCCTCGTTGGCGTACTTCCTGGAGCAGGCCAGGCCGGGAGGGGAGAAGAAGGTGCACTTGAGCCAGTTGTAGTCTTGGGCCGCGAAGATGAAAGCCGTTAACCAGCTGTGAGTCTTGTTAGCAAATACACATACTTGCATACAGGATGGacggggaggagggggaggcgTACAGGTAGGAGAAGATGACGTCGATGAAGAATACGAAGCCAGAGACAACCTTGGGAGTAAAAGGCGAGAGGAAGgcggggaggaagaagacgacgGACATGGTGGACTGTACAAATTAGCATCCATAGCTCAGCAGTATAGGAAGGGAAGGGCGTACGATGACTTCCTGGTAGATGATGTGCTGCCCACGAGGCCCCTTGTGGATGAAGTAGGACGTGATACCCATCACAATAACGGCGCTGCACCACTGCAGAACACGAGTGATGAGCTGGAAAGGACGAAGAATTGTTTTGGAAATGGCCACCATTTTGCactgtacaagtatactCTGCTGAGTATTAAAACCAAGGGTATCAAGGGGTATCAAGGTCAACCGAACCTGGCTGGACTCCAATGtctgaagaaaaagaaagaaccgAGGGAAAGCAGGAAAAGCCACCCAATTTATGTGCTAGTACAGCAGCCGAGTCACATCAAACAAACATCACATCGGGCTGTGATCCGACTTTTGCGTCAGTCCAGAAACAGTGGCGGATCCACGGGTCAGGTCATTCCTCGAGAGACTAGAGTACAGAACTAGCTTTGCCAAATCATCACACGTATGCCCTTGTACTACAGGTTCCCCTCACTGTCGAATAGAGTGCGATGCATGGATCCTGTATATCCCGGATGTCACGAATAATCAGGATCTGCGGATTTCCGGAGGGGCAGGACCAGGAGAGTACTACGAGTTGACAGTGTCTTACTACATCCGTTGAAGCACTGTGACATTATTTGGGGTGGGTGGTTTAaaaatttttcttttttccgaCATTGCTGTTTAGTTGTGGTCTCTGTATATTTACATCTATGCCATAATCGATATCAACGACCAATCATCATGGAAGCTCAATCCCCGGAACAACCGCAGGACAGAGCTACAAACAAGATATTGCGGCATCCCGCGGAAGTTACCCAAATGAGTATGGTTTATATAGCGAAAAGGTCAATTGACCGCGCTCTGTATACTTTGAGAGAACCTGACGGAGTTCAGCCTTGTGGGGTTCTCCTCGGGGGTTTCTCGGTGACCTTATCCACACCATACTGTAGATATTGATACTGTGAATGCTAGTATCATGATATTTGTTATGATACTAACGGGATTGTCAGTACTCGGACATGCCTGTAGACAATCTCATGATCATCAGGCGACTATATCACCCGTACTATAACTAGCAGGGAAAATGCTTATTCAATGCACATCGGAATGCTCGGCATGCAGGCCACCTGATCAAAAGGACTTTTTTTCGGACTGACTTACTCGATACATAGCTTTACAAACAGGAGTACTCTGTGGAATAGTACCCAACCCAAGTTT
The sequence above is a segment of the Aspergillus chevalieri M1 DNA, chromosome 6, nearly complete sequence genome. Coding sequences within it:
- a CDS encoding uncharacterized protein (COG:S;~EggNog:ENOG410PS8N;~InterPro:IPR008253;~PFAM:PF01284;~TransMembrane:4 (o18-35i44-62o74-94i120-141o);~go_component: GO:0016020 - membrane [Evidence IEA]), translated to MVAISKTILRPFQLITRVLQWCSAVIVMGITSYFIHKGPRGQHIIYQEVISTMSVVFFLPAFLSPFTPKVVSGFVFFIDVIFSYLWLTAFIFAAQDYNWLKCTFFSPPGLACSRKYANEAFIFLAFIFTFFGMLLEILSLWSQREGTPHREKDGHAAPAPAQATSTV